A window of Babesia microti strain RI chromosome III, complete genome contains these coding sequences:
- a CDS encoding elongation factor EF-2 (overlaps_old_locusTagID:BBM_III01365): MIEALDRVRCNVEKIRNVCILAHVDHGKTTLSDSLISINGIISSNSAGKLRYLDNREDEQIRLITIKSSSISITYNLNGDDYLINLVDSPGHVDFSIEVSAAVRMCDGALFVVDAVEGICPQSKFVLRQAFKEGVRTVLVLNKIDRLITELRFTPLEIYHRLQDIVGQANALVYNITTGSDAEMDFVDKESNASEFNGKFPPPDGKNNYYNPSEGNVIFCSGTHKWAVNLTDFARLIVEKLELPQKSLSHMRKALWGGYFYSHKQKCVKICKDDEMPMFVEFVIKQIYSIYNFILLEYDAAKVEKIINYLSIEPTDRKGEELLIYVINTWIPLAKGLADVIVNCLPDPKTSLCDRMAVINSSLKIDQIIANNITLIHVTKFVACDMTTLRLTGDKLRGNERPGEFVALVRVFNGRLFEGMILYISNQPIRVFKIFLCMGGDLIPVSEGFEGNILALQIEELEPRVDDTVHQVKLVVEWLHRLHDPHVLRDNMESRHSFCSIERCLTLYSVPNLQPLPILNGDLVVSAILRVSIEPVDIKDMEQFLYGLALLYTADQSVEIEVLSTGEYVLGCCGEMHLERCLNDLRHLYARVDIRVSEQLISIREGVDLAPGMCIRGNKMETIANSPFKVNSDIAKYSEYVCISGGEIEIIARAILMPQNVLDLIDKNVDQYRRIVQQHDNVTAIENMEQEILNNCGCDIGKIWGISLASGSRTLLTYNNTYSSYDGKSLSVEWSLKHSYCQYLNETSFGHVVRLLPHVISAFQVASRTGPIAQEPIRGVIFVIQGIVFNSMAECSPSHSEHSSQHSWNLSGQIISAVKHLLHRCIKPPIARIYQAMLKADLLCEDNMLGCAYNVLSMYKAQIINESNQGHLFLIEAMLPVPWSMGLSKTIRSKSSGSISYNIAFYKWLMIDQDPFLEPNIARSVIDQIRNIKGLRPHVYPSNEQV, encoded by the exons GGTGGATTCACCGGGGCATGTGGATTTCTCTATCGAAGTATCAGCTGCTGTGCGTATGTGTGATGGTGCGTTGTTTGTCGTGGATGCGGTTGAAGGTATATGCCCGCAGTCAAAATTTGTTCTGCGACAAGCTTTCAAGGAAGGGGTTAGAACAGTGCTTGTATTGAACAAGATTGACCGATTAATCACTGAACTAAGGTTTACGCCGCTGGAAATTTACCACCGGTTGCAAGACATTGTAGGTCAGGCAAATGCATTAGTCTACAATATTACCACAGGAAGTGATGCTGAAATGGATTTCGTTGATAAAGAGAGCAATGCTTCTGAGTTTAATGGCAAATTTCCCCCTCCTGATGGGaaaaataactattataACCCAAGTGAGGGCAACGTAATATTTTGTTCCGGGACCCATAAGTGGGCGGTAAACTTGACTGATTTTGCCCGCTTAATAGTGGAAAAATTGGAATTGCCCCAAAAATCGTTGTCACATATGCGCAAGGCTCTCTGGGGCGGCTATTTCTACTCACATAAAcaaaaatgtgtaaaaatatgtaaagATGACGAAATGCCCATGTTTGTGGAATTTGTCATTAAACAAATCTACTCCATCTACAACTTCATTCTACTAGAATATGACGCAGCAAAG GTTGAGAagataatcaattatttaagtATTGAGCCTACAGACCGTAAGGGAGAAGAGTTGCtgatatatgtaattaatacatGGATTCCTCTGGCCAAGGGTCTAGCAGATGTTATAGTAAATTGTCTCCCTGATCCCAAAACTTCTTTGTGTGACAGAATGGCGGTCATAAATTCGTCTCTCAAAATTGACCAAATTATTGCCAATAATATCACATTGATCCatgtaacaaaatttgtcgCTTGCGACATGACTACACTCAGGCTGACGGGCGACAAACTAAGAGGCAATGAGCGTCCCGGTGAGTTTGTAGCACTAGTGCGGGTTTTTAACGGTAGACTTTTTGAAGGCATGATTTTGTACATTTCAAATCAGCCAATACGAGTATTTAAAATCTTTTTATGCATGGGAGGTGACTTAATACCAGTGTCCGAAGGGTTTGAAGGTAACATTTTGGCGCTTCAAATTGAGGAATTAGAACCAAGAGTTGATGATACGGTACATCAAGTTAAACTTGTAGTTGAATGGCTTCACCGATTACATGACCCGCATGTTCTGAGGGATAATATGGAATCACGGCACTCATTTTGTTCAATTGAGCGGTGTTTGACTCTGTATAGCGTACCAAATCTTCAACCGTTACCAATACTTAATGGTGATCTGGTG GTCTCAGCCATATTACGAGTGTCGATAGAGCCTGTTGACATCAAGGACATGGAACAGTTTTTATACGGCTTAGCACTGCTATATACTGCAGACCAATCGGTTGAGATTGAAGTTCTTAGCACGGGCGAATACGTGTTAGGGTGTTGCGGTGAAATGCATTTAGAACGTTGTCTAAATGATCTGAGACATTTGTATGCAAGAGTAGATATAAGGG TATCGGAGCAACTTATAAGCATAAGAGAAGGTGTGGATTTGGCACCTGGGATGTGTATAAGGGGAAATAAGATGGAAACTATTGCCAATTCTCCATTCAAAGTAAACAGTGACATTGCCAAGTACAGTGAATATGTATGTATTTCCGGCGGTGAAATTGAGATTATTGCAAGGGCCATTCTGATGCCACAAAATG tacTTGATCTCatagataaaaatgttgatCAATACCGAAGAATTGTTCAACAACATGATAATGTTACAGCTATTGAAAATATGGAACAGGagattttaaacaattgtgGCTGTgatattggtaaaatttgggGAATATCATTAGCATCTGGAAGTAGAACTTTGTTGACATACAATAATACGTATTCTAGCTACGATGGTAAATCGCTGAGCGTAGAATGGAGCCTTAAACATTCATATTGCcaatatttgaatgaaaCAAGTTTTGGCCATGTGGTACGATTATTACCACATGTTATTTCGGCATTTCAAGTGGCTTCAAGGACGGGTCCTATAGCTCAGGAGCCCATAAG AGGGGTGATATTCGTCATCCAAGGCATAGTATTCAACTCAATGGCCGAATGCTCCCCTAGCCACTCAGAACATTCTTCTCAGCACTCATGGAATCTATCGGGTCAAATAATTAGCGCTGTAAAACATTTGTTGCATCGCTGCATAAAGCCACCCATTGCCAGAATCTATCAAGCGATGCTCAAAGCTGATCTTCTGTGTGAGGATAACATGCTTGGTTGTGCATACAATGTTTTATCTATGTATAAAGCACAGATAATTAACGAGTCGAATCAGGgacatttatttttgatagAAGCTATGCTACCTGTACCTTGGTCCATGGGTTTATCAAAGACAATCCGGTCAAAGTCATCTGGATCGATATCTTACAACATTGCATTTTATAAATGGTTAATGATCGACCAGGATCCATTCTTAGAGCCTAACATTGCACGATCAGTAATTGACCAAATACGAAATATCAAGGGATTGCGACCGCATGTATATCCAAGTAATGAACAAGTGTAA
- a CDS encoding step II splicing factor, putative (overlaps_old_locusTagID:BBM_III01355;~overlaps_old_locusTagID:BBM_III01360), giving the protein MWIGKIGNKSAAFINHKEFHPGNFENLEKVWIAEEKHQRELKRQKEMLEKREEEIKLRQITNDLRQQEQRQLLREIRRREQEIDEEHSEYIKVLQERSFTSGEVVNSEKRSRQQARVWAKSKYKENIMPNNHSSVYGSCYDKVNDRWGYKCCESYDKNSACSNFIAKPTEIKKKKRKEVRHMTGLAQTLGSLISLH; this is encoded by the exons ATGTGGATAGGGAAGATTGGCAATAAGTCGGCCGCCTTTATTAACCACAAGGAATTTCACCCAG gcaaCTTTGAAAACCTGGAAAAAGTATGGATCGCAGAGGAAAAGCACCAGCGAGAGCTCAAGCGCCAGAAGGAGATGTTAGAGAAGAGAGAGGAGGAGATTAAACTTCGTCAAATTACTAATGACCTGAGGCAGCAGGAACAACGCCAACTCCTAAGAGAAATCAGAAGAAGGGAACAGGAAATTGATGAGGAACACTCCGAGTATATCAAAGTCCTCCAAGAAAGATCGTTCACTTCGGGCGAGGTTGTTAATAGCGAGAAACGTAGCAGGCAGCAAGCTAGAGTCTGGGCTAAGTCTAAATACAAGGAGAACATAATGCCTAACAACCATTCATCGGTATATGGTAGTTGTTATGATAAGGTTAACGACCGATGGGGATATAAGTGCTGCGAATCATATGACAAAAACTCAGCCTGTTCTAACTTTATCGCAAAACCCACGGAGATTAAGAAGAAGAAACGGAAGGAGGTGAGACACATGACTGGTTTGGCGCAGACGTTGGGTAGTTTGATTTCGTTACACTAG
- a CDS encoding TSR4, pre-rRNA-processing protein TSR4 (overlaps_old_locusTagID:BBM_III01355), with protein MDVPPALGWVSGFEPWEITREHFPCKVGGMPAWLSLNLPSQTEFLCNECGNVLTFCLQLYAPDDRYDHAFHRSLYFFICQPCGNNFAIIRNQLPRDNQFFGYNPLEFGVTLDSTKEIRGCCADCGLPCHSTQSNKSLGKVADNISRESTLIDSLPNGTSLHKRCEIARTHKTLKTTFPEYVINITTLDEVKDDYSHEHQLYQKYLSINGQDIPVSTNKIAESPESDICFTQPTSENNIRSVSSVFVEKNVEMEDYEETYDAIEEQKYNMFGNDTSYDRFCQITGHQDVIYYERHGNPLWVSNRNRKLGDEIMDWEPPKCSHCGGNRSFEFQILPQLLYYLDNERVDFSSIAVYTCANSCAIDGYVREFVRPEYEPQVKLNGAWKGIC; from the coding sequence ATGGATGTACCTCCAGCGCTGGGTTGGGTGAGCGGATTTGAACCGTGGGAAATTACTAGAGAACACTTCCCTTGCAAAGTAGGTGGTATGCCAGCATGGCTTTCGCTAAATTTGCCATCACAGACCGAATTTCTGTGTAATGAATGCGGAAATGTGTTGACATTTTGCCTGCAATTGTATGCGCCAGATGATCGCTATGATCATGCATTCCATCGCAGTCTCTACTTTTTTATCTGTCAACCCTGtggtaataattttgccaTCATTCGCAACCAATTGCCTAGGGATAATCAGTTCTTTGGTTACAACCCCCTTGAATTTGGTGTAACCCTAGATTCCACCAAAGAAATTCGCGGTTGCTGTGCTGATTGTGGGCTACCATGTCACTCTACTCAAAGTAATAAATCTCTCGGCAAAGTAGCTGATAATATAAGCAGAGAATCTACTTTGATAGATTCTTTGCCTAATGGTACTAGCTTACATAAAAGGTGCGAAATAGCCCGAACACATAAAACGTTAAAAACAACATTCCCTGAGTATGTAATCAACATAACTACACTAGATGAGGTAAAAGATGATTATTCGCATGAGCATCAATTGTATCAAAAGTATTTGTCAATCAATGGCCAAGATATACCAGTATCCACTAATAAAATTGCAGAATCACCGGAGTCTGATATATGTTTTACCCAACCAACATCTGAAAACAATATACGATCTGTTAGTAGCGTTTTTGTGGAAAAAAATGTAGAAATGGAGGATTACGAGGAGACATACGATGCCATTGAGgaacaaaaatacaatatgTTCGGAAATGACACTTCATATGATCGATTTTGTCAAATCACTGGTCACCAAGATGTAATCTATTATGAGCGCCATGGCAACCCATTATGGGTTAGCAATAGGAATAGGAAATTAGGCGATGAAATAATGGACTGGGAGCCGCCAAAATGCAGCCATTGTGGTGGAAATCGCAGCTTTGAATTCCAAATTCTTCCACAATTATTGTACTATTTGGACAATGAGAGAGTAGATTTTAGTTCAATTGCAGTATATACATGTGCCAATTCATGCGCAATAGATGGTTATGTAAGGGAATTTGTTAGACCAGAATATGAGCCACAAGTAAAGCTAAACGGTGCGTGGAAGGGtatatgttaa